CCATTATAGATGGTAATGAACCTTTCTCAAGATTCAGACACAGAATGCACCCCAAAACCCATTCTCTGtgtctcaataaaatattttaatggctttTCTTTTGTTAACTACTAAGTTGACAAAAATGTCCCTTCTTTTGTTAACTACAAAAATTCTAGAACAAAAGCATACTGGAAGACTGATGTGCCTAGAAGACATTTCATGGTATTCATCTGTCAGCCAAATCAATGGCTGTCTCCCAAGGACTAGTGTAGTGTCGAGACTGGAGCTGAGCAGGGGAGGTGTGTACTAGTGCTACTGAGTATGTGAATGAGTGTTAGTGCATTGAGTGTGCATCATGAGTGTTGTTTCTCTGTACCCCACTATCCTCCCAGAGCCTCATTCTGGGGCTCTGCCCCAGCCTATAACCTTCAGGAATGCACCCTTCACATCTTTATTTCGAAGGCTATAGATGATGGGGTTGAGGAAAGCAGAGATGACATTGTAGAACAGGGCCAACTTTTTGTCTTCCTCTGGGGTGGCCTCAGAGCCAGGCTTCATGTACATGACCAAGACTGGCACAAAAAACATGGTGACCACAGTGATATGGGAGGCACATGTGGAGAAGGCCTTCAGCCGCCCCTGGGCTGAACGGATCCTCAAGATAGCAACTAAGATGTTCACATAAATGATGAAGATAAGGAAAAGTGGAACCAGGGcagaaataaagccaagaatGAAGTCTACTCGGTCATTGACTGAGGTGTCTGCACAAGCCAGTTTTAAGATTGCTGGGACTTCACAGAAGAAGTGGTTGATCTTGTTGGGGCCACAGTAGGGCAGACGCATGGCAAACACAGTGTAGAGAAGAGCAGAGATGACACCCCAGAGTCCACAGAAAAAGACCATTACCCCACACAACAGAGGGCTCATGATGACCTTGTACCTAAGTGGGTGGCAAATGGCCACATACCTATCTATAGACATGATGGCAAAAAGCCAGGACTCAGTGACACCTAGCACCAAGAAAATGTACATTTGGGCCACACAGCTGGCAAAAGAGATGGTCTTCTTCTGGCTGGCCATATGTGCCAACATCTGGGGCACAGTTGTAGTGGTGTAGCACAGATCCAACAGGGAAAGGATGCCAATAAAGAAGTACATGGGTGTGTGCAGGTGGGAGTCCAGGCAGACAAGGATACTGATCGTGCTGTTGCCCAGAATAGTCAACAGATAGATCATCAGGAAGGCTGAGAAGAGCAGAGGCATGGTCCTGGGACTGAAGGAGAAGCCCAGAAGGATGAATTCAGTCACATGGGACTGGTTAGGCTCTTGCATTGTGTTCCActactaaatgaaaaagaaagacaccAGTTCTGACAGAGGACTAGCTAAACTATGCAACAGAGTGAGGGTTACTGatggggttgtggtggtggtcaGTGTCCAGTTTTGATGAAACACCATGCTCCCCCTCAACATGACAGCCCATTTCACCTGCTCTTGTGTACTGCCACCACTCCCAGGGATtttaggaggaggaaggggctttCACATGTggtccaggctctgcctctgaccCACCAGTAATTACCCATCCCAGCCTCATTTTCCCCAGCTGTGAAATAAAAGCACTGGACTAGCTGATCTCCACTTTGCCTTAGCATCTTCCTCTGAGTCAAACCACCAAGTGTTTAGAGGTAAATATTGGTGTACATACTCTATGTAATTTGGCAAATTTTAGTGAGAGAAGCTTATTCTTCCTGTTGAAGACATCAATTTATGTTTCCACTCTAATTTTACCCTCAATGTGCCCCAGCTCAGGACAGCTCTCtgaccacccacccaccccatcaTACATCATGGAGTGTTAGAAGAAATACTGAATTCTGAGTCTTGGCTCTGTAATTGACTGAGTaaatgaccttgagcaagccctTTACCTGGCTGTCTAACCCTTGGAGACTACTTCCTCAAatacaaaatgagaataattgtCACTTTGTTACAAGTTTGCTGCAAAGACTGGGTGATGTTTTGGCATGAAAAGCATCACACAGAAGTTCTAGCATGTGGCAGATATCTAATAAATGTCAATTGGATTTCTGAGTGGTTCTCCATACACAGGACTGAGATTTGGGTCCAAAGTATGCCAGTTAAGATCCTGGGAAATACCACATCATATATGAAGCTCAAGTTTTCACTCTTCCAGATGCCCACATTCTGTTGCTCATCCCAGCAATTCATTTACACTTTTAACCTCTTACTGACCTTTAGCTCTTTCTCAACTGAAGCTccctgaggcttccttctttctgaaaaataacGAGAAGACAGCCTTACTCGAGAGATGTCATGTGCATCATGGGTACTTAGGGAATGGGAGTGATCTTGATGCTATCAGTATTGTTTCTCCTCCTGACACCAATTTTTCTGACCCATCCTACTTGTTTTGCAGTCTGCTTGTtctcctttgcaacagcatgaatgaatctTCACAAAATCCATGCctatatttacttattatttttaatcctcacaggaggatgtatttactgatttgagagagagagagagaaacattgaggtgaaGAACATGATTTTTTGCCTCCCATAAATGCCCTGaagtggggatcaaacctgcagcctaggtatgtgccctgactgggaacagaacccatgaccttttggtgcatgggacaatgctccaaccaagtgagccatttGGCCAGGGCAAACAtgtgtttacatttaatatatcaGATGATTTCTTGATTTTTGCCAAAGGACTAAACACACTTTAAACCTCCTCTATGCCAGGTATTTTTCTAGGACCTTCTCAGAGATTACCCCACAACTTTCAGCTAGCTGGCAGATAACTGTTTTTAGCAAATTCCTACTTTTCACAAAGGGGAATTTGTAGGTTGCATTGTCTCCCTAGGCTGGCCTTCATTTCTGCATAAAGTACAGTGGTGTTTGGGCCAGGTGGTCTCAAAGGGAAAGGAAGCACACAGCAGCATAGAATGGCATGGGGTTTGGAGAAAGTAGGTTCTGCTGGAGTCCTGGCTCTGGTTTCACCTGCTATGTTACCTTGTGCTATTAGCACATGTTTTAGACCTCAGATACCTCACCCTTAGAAGAGAAATACAATCACCTACCTTGCAAGCCACAATCTTTTTGAGAAGAATAATTTCAAAGATGTAAGAATCTCCTACCTGGGGGCCAAGGGTCAGAAAACATGCTGCCACatgtaacatttcatttttttacttagaGCCATTGAATGGGCTTGCTCGTAGAAGAGTCTGGTGTTAATGGGTATTTAACCTGACTGAACCACATGCGAAGGCTGAGGGCAAGTGCAACAAACTTTCTATAAAGCAGCAACATGTGTCCAAGGATGCTGTTCTGCAACCAGGACCTCTGGTGAGAAACTTGGGCTCCCTGAACTCCTGGGTTCCCATCATCCTTCCCCCAACACTCCTGTGAGTAAAACACTcttctgtagaaaaaaaaaattacctgacTCTCAGGGCTAGGAACCAGAGAGACCACATGTGAGGGAAAACAATGGACAACCTCATTACCCACCATGGTGAGCCTGGCCTCTGTACCTCCCTTTGGGCTAAAAATATGGAAATCAACTTTTGGCCTGTACCCTAAAATACACCCTGACATTCATTCTCTCACTGAGTCTTGTGAGGGCTCTGTGATAACTACAGGGTGGGGATCGTTGTCTCCATCTCTCAGAtggagaagctgaggctcaggaaaTGTGTGGGAAAAATCGAATCTCACTCATTCTGCAGCTGCAGTAAGGTTTCTGTGAGCATCAAAACAATATCTAACCAGAACTCCACCAATCTGAATCGACAATATATTGAAAGGTTTTCTGACCTGGATTctcaaaaatgaaagggaaatc
This Phyllostomus discolor isolate MPI-MPIP mPhyDis1 chromosome 5, mPhyDis1.pri.v3, whole genome shotgun sequence DNA region includes the following protein-coding sequences:
- the LOC114497961 gene encoding olfactory receptor 2G3-like; amino-acid sequence: MQEPNQSHVTEFILLGFSFSPRTMPLLFSAFLMIYLLTILGNSTISILVCLDSHLHTPMYFFIGILSLLDLCYTTTTVPQMLAHMASQKKTISFASCVAQMYIFLVLGVTESWLFAIMSIDRYVAICHPLRYKVIMSPLLCGVMVFFCGLWGVISALLYTVFAMRLPYCGPNKINHFFCEVPAILKLACADTSVNDRVDFILGFISALVPLFLIFIIYVNILVAILRIRSAQGRLKAFSTCASHITVVTMFFVPVLVMYMKPGSEATPEEDKKLALFYNVISAFLNPIIYSLRNKDVKGAFLKVIGWGRAPE